The following coding sequences lie in one Crassostrea angulata isolate pt1a10 chromosome 10, ASM2561291v2, whole genome shotgun sequence genomic window:
- the LOC128165815 gene encoding synaptobrevin-like: MSDRPAIETINQQVDELKDVVKDNIDKVLERGDKLDDLQGRAEELEQNANRFKKTANKVKEKKKWQNRKLWIILSVVGTILILAIVLAALGFSGQLNG; this comes from the exons aTGTCGGACAGGCCAGCGATTGAGACAATAAACCAACAAGTGGACGAGTTAAAGGATGTAGTAAAGGATAACATCGATAAAGTTTTAGAGCGAGGAGACAAGTTAGACGACCTGCAAGGCAGGGCAGAGGAACTAGAACAAAAC GCGAACAGATTTAAGAAGACTGCAAACAAAGTGAAGGAGAAAAAGAAATGGCAGAATCGAAAACTTTGGATCATACTTTCTGTTGTTGGGACAATTTTAATACTAGCTATAGTTTTAGCCGCTTTAGGATTTAGTGGTCAATTAAATGGTTAA
- the LOC128165813 gene encoding uncharacterized protein LOC128165813, whose amino-acid sequence MSKRKLQNHRRNRNAQYYAEELVNILEVLEKRQRRENTLSSDQKDTNEWENDGNGHHTKYTDEKTRNSADDNSVIITYRKMADDDMNTETKDTETDDDLDEEIYLRTLTLRIPNSRSLRSRKNRTGLWLEENERDEIEHIIDEMNPTKLQREDIDPDESEDFQDAVSDMSEVIPDDAGTTTLPSDISKNINTHPMKNASTIKDMDRKSHGFVYFYYYLAAIVFIGLALLYFSLNMLYKDV is encoded by the exons Atg AGTAAGAGAAAACTG caGAACCATAGAAGAAATAGGAACGCTCAGTATTATGCCGAAGAACTTGTAAATATCCTTGAAGTATTAGAAAAAAGACAACGCCGTGAGAATACTTTGTCATCTGATCAAAAAGACACCAATGAATGGGag AATGATGGAAATGGAcatcatacaaaatatacagATGAAAAAACTCGTAATTCAGCAGACGACAACAGCGTTATTATTACTTACCGCAAAATGGCCGATGACGACATGAACACCGAAACAAAAGACACAGAAACAGACGACGATCTGGATGAAGAAATCTACCTTAGAACTTTA ACGCTGCGAATTCCTAATTCCAGATCATTA CGGTCACGGAAAAACAGAACAGGTCTATGGTTAGAAGAAAATGAAAGAGATGAAATTGAGCATATTATTGATGAAATGAATCCAACTAAACTTCAAAGAGAAGACATTGATCCAGATGAATCCGAGGACTTTCAG GATGCCGTATCTGACATGTCCGAAGTAATACCTGATGATGCAGGAACGACAACTCTGCCTTCTGATATCAGCAAAAAT ATAAATACACATCCAATGAAAAATGCGTCGACAATAAAAGACATGGACAGAAAAAGCCACGGATTTGTTTACTTTTACTATTATTTAGCTGCAATTGTTTTTATAGGACTtgcattattatatttttcccTGAACATGTTATATAAAGATGTGTAA